Genomic DNA from Anas platyrhynchos isolate ZD024472 breed Pekin duck chromosome 30, IASCAAS_PekinDuck_T2T, whole genome shotgun sequence:
gggtcAGACACGGCCCCAAagcgcccccccccaccccacgtCCCCCAGGTCCCACCTGGCTGTAGTGTGGCTCCACGCCCCCCGTGCGCCCGGGGAAGACGTAGACGGCGCCGTGCTCCTCGTCCTCCATGGGGGCCCCCACGGCCACCTCGGCCACCCCGTCCCCGTTCAGGTCGCCCAGCGCCGCCAGCGCCGCCCCCCAAACCGCCCCAGGGGCTGTCTGGGGGCTCCCCAGAGTCCCCGGCCCTCCTCCAGCTCTCCAATCCTGGGGGATTGGGGGGTTGGAAGGGTGTCaggatggggtgggggtgggatcgggggggatttgggggggattgggatggggatgggatggggatgggattggttTTGGGATTGGTTTTGGGATTGGTTTTGGGATCGGGATTGGctcccccccacgccccccctcACCTTCCGCCATGCGTAGAGGGTGATGGCGTCTCCCCCCTGCGCCCGCCGAGTGAGGggccccaccagcagccccttCTCGCTGGCCCCGTCCCGTCCGTCCAGGGCGCAGAGCGTGGCCCTCACAGACGCCCCACCTACGAGACAGCCGCTCAGGGGGTCCCCGTCCACCCTCCGGCACTCTCCGGGACCCCCCTCCTCAAATCCACCTGCTCCCCGGGGaggctctgcagctcctcccagccccccgGTCGCCGCCTCGAAGACCACCACGCGCCCCACCGCGCCTGTGCCGGCCCCGTCGCCAGCAGCGAGCGCCCCCCGGGAGAGGGGCACCCCCACCACCGAGTAGCCTGCAAGGGAGGGGGGTCACCCCAGTGAGTGAGCGCCCCCCCAGTttgccccccccgcccccaacaTCCCCCAGTTcacccccagctgcccccagtttgtccccctgcccccaaaaatccccccagttcccccagttTGCCCCAACATCCCCCGAGTTCCCCCAATTCGCCCCCTGACATcaccccccccattcccccaccacccccaaattcccccctcccccattcccctccccatcatcccccaccaccccccacccccccaccatCCATCTGCCCTCCatcaccacccccccccccataaccccccgcAACCCAGGTAGGTGTCGGCCATGTTTTGGGCCAGGGAGGGGCTGGGCATTGGGTAGCTTTGGGCCCTGGCCCCATTTTGTAGGAAGCCCTGGCCAGCCGCCCGCCCTCACCGCCCCCGCCACCTGCCGGCCTGGGTACaagggggatgggggggccaccgggtttggggggtttgggggtgacaccaggttttgggggtttgggggttttggggggtttggggggttgggggttataTAAGGTTTTGGGGGGTTATATTTGGGGGTTGGGAGGGGTTTTggtgggggttgggggctgtattggggttttggggggtcacatgggggttttgggggtggggggattttgggggggtttgggggtgatatgaggttttggggggtttggggggtatTGGGGGGTGACACAAGGTTTTGGGGGTGACGGGGGTTTTTGGTTTGGGGGGATATTGGGGGTTTTGTGGGCTCAGATcggggggtttggggctgggggggtcttCGGGACCCATGGCGCCCCCTCCTCACGTTGACGGCGGCGACGCTGAAGCCGCTGGAGGAGAGCTCGAGGTGGAAGCGGTTCTGGTCGCTGGTGCCTGCGGGACAGAGGGGGAGATTTCGGGACCCCCAACTTTAatatttggggctggggggtacCGGGAGGTGGTTGAGGGGCGGGGCCACCTTCGATGTCGTAAATCTTGGCCTGCACCCGCCGAACAGCCCCCGCAGCTTCTCGAAGCTGTCCAGCACCTTGACGAACTCGGAGCTGGGCCGCGAGGCGAATTGGCTGAGGTAGAGCTGGTGTTGGGGAGGCTTGAAGTCTGTCCCACCTGTGCGTGATGTGTAATTATCTACTCTTATTCaccacccccaggacccccgtCCCGCACCCCGATGATGTAGCGCACGATGCCGCGCTCCTCGGCCGCCTGCACGGTGCCGCTGTCGGTGGCGTCGCCGTCGGTGATGATGATCATGACCTGCTTGGCCCCGTCCGCGCCCCTGCTCGGGGGTGAAGATGTTCTCCCTgcggggtggtggggggggttatggggtggtgggggtggttatggggtggtgggggtggtcgtggggtggtgggggtggttatggggtggttatggggtggttatggggtgaTGGGGAGGGTGGAGGTGGCCATGGGGTGGTGGGGATGGTGGTCGCGATGGTGATGGTGGCCATGGTGATGGTGGGCATGGAGGTGGTCATGGGGTGATGGAGTTGGCCAGGGTGGTGGAAGTGGCCATGGGGTGATTGGGGTGGCCGTGGGGGGGTTGCGGGGCCCTCACGCCACGAATTTGATGGCCGAGAAGGTGTCGGTGAGGCTGCGGAGCTGCACCAGGTCCCGCAGCAgctcccggggccggggccgctcggCGTAATCCCGCAGCGTGAAGGCCGTCTGCGGCCGGTCCGAGAACTGCACCGCCGCGAACTGCGGGGGCAACGCCGGCCGCtagcccccccgcagccccccagcgGCCCTATAGAGCCCCACGGGCCCTACAGACCCCCATGGGCCCTATAGATCCCCCCATGGGCCCTACAGACCCCCACAGGCCCCACAGATCCCATGGGCCCCACAGACCCCTCagggcacccttgggtgctgctgaccccaagacccccataGAGTGCTCGTTGTCCCCCTATAGATCCCATGGCCCCCTTTATCCCCCATAGATCCTTCTCTCTATAGACCCCAAGACCCTGTAGCTCTCAGCCCCATagcccccagaccccataacccccagctgacccccagccccatagcccCCAAGACCCATAACTCCAGCTCACTCCTCGGCCCCCGGCCCATAGCCCCCCTCACGCGGATGGAGCTGTTGTCAGCTGCTCATCACTTCCACCATGAAGTCCGAGCTTCTCCACTGTGGGTCATGTGCGGGCTCCCCGTCCAAGAGGAAGGCCAGGTCCACCGAGCCCAGCAGGCACCCTACAGGAGCAGCGGGGTCACCCCAGGACCTTGTGGGGTCGGGGGTCccctccccgcgccccccaccccaaaccctcacCCTGGAAGCCGGGGCCCAGCTCCTGGTGGGGCCGCAGCTCGGGGCCCAGGAGGACGCAGGCGCCGCTGACGAAGACGTTGCGGTCGCACTCGCGGGTCAGCCCGGGGCCGCACGCCTTCGGTTTGGGGTTTTTTATGGTGGGTTCGAGCCCCCCGGGtcggccccacagcccccacgcCCCCACTCACGATGGTGGTGTCGCCGTCGCGGGTCAGAGCCATGCCCATGTGGGACATGGAGTGGTTCCCTGCGGGGGTGGGGGCAGGGGTgccagctggcaccagcccaaccccaatcccacccccccccccccaaccccacccccaccTTCCATCTCCAGCTTCTGTGCACCTCTCCCTGCACCTCGCAGTTGGTATAGCCGTCTCTCGCCCTTGATTGCGCTCCCCACCACGATCCTGGGGCAAAAAAGTGgtttttggttatttttgtagttttttcCTTTAGGGGAGGGggattacttcatttttttggggggtccttACCGTGCCCCGGGACCTGCAGCACCTGGTGCCCGAAGCTCTGGGACCCGTTGTGGCTCAGGACCCGGTGGGGGCTCGGCCGCAGGTTGAAGCCCCCAGGGGGCAGCACtgggagttttggggggggaatggggtcGTGTGGGGTTAGGGGATCCTGCCCCTCGGACCCACTGAGCGTCCCAGAT
This window encodes:
- the LOC139999918 gene encoding integrin alpha-L-like produces the protein MIIITDGDATDSGTVQAAEERGIVRYIIGLYLSQFASRPSSEFVKVLDSFEKLRGLFGGCRPRFTTSKAPATRTASTSSSPPAASASPPSTAGRWRGR